One genomic window of Hydra vulgaris chromosome 03, alternate assembly HydraT2T_AEP includes the following:
- the LOC136078867 gene encoding jerky protein homolog-like, which produces MGVTDLKFKNNLPGPDWIKSFIVSNHLTARIADYIKPARAEIDRNSVCSYFDELSITLQDFPKTNIFNYDETNVSDNPSSKTVVCKRGLKRIERKMQHSKGAISIMYCGSVAGQFLSPMVVYKAANCYIEWKNGDSTGSIFDSSKSGWFDYRTFEHWFREIFISETASLTGTKVVIRDNLTSHFSSDIIKACLENNIRFTCLIPNAPHLLQPLDIAVFRSLKVEWKKILQTWRKESRIKSSIAKNHFQRS; this is translated from the coding sequence ATGGGTGTtactgatttaaaatttaaaaataacttgccTGGCCCTGATTGGATAAAATCCTTCATTGTTTCCAATCATCTGACTGCTCGAATTGCTGACTACATAAAACCAGCAAGAGCTGAAATTGATCGAAATTCAGTATGTTCATATTTTGATGAGTTATCCATTACGCTTCAAGATTTTCCTAAAACCAATATATTCAACTATGATGAGACAAATGTGAGCGATAATCCAAGCTCTAAAACGGTAGTTTGTAAACGTGGCCTTAAACGCATAGAAAGAAAAATGCAGCATTCTAAAGGAGCTATTAGTATTATGTACTGTGGGAGTGTAGCTGGTCAGTTTCTTTCTCCCATGGTTGTTTATAAAGCTGCAAACTGCTACATAGAATGGAAAAATGGTGATTCAACTGGATCTATATTCGACAGTTCAAAATCTGGTTGGTTCGACTATAGAACATTTGAACATTGGTTCAgggaaatttttatttctgaaacaGCATCTCTTACAGGAACTAAAGTTGTTATTAGGGATAATTTAACTTCACATTTCTCATCTGATATCATCAAAGCATGCTTGGAAAATAATATCCGGTTTACATGTTTAATCCCAAATGCCCCACATCTGCTACAACCGCTTGATATTGCTGTTTTCAGATCCTTGAAAGTTGAGTGGAAGAAGATTTTACAAACGTGGAGAAAAGAATCACGAATCAAGAGTTCAATTGCAAAAAACCATTTCCAGCGCTCTTGA